A single Pyxicephalus adspersus chromosome 8, UCB_Pads_2.0, whole genome shotgun sequence DNA region contains:
- the DMRTB1 gene encoding doublesex- and mab-3-related transcription factor B1 — translation MSSPTPGRPVRTPMCSRCRNHGLLVSVRGHAKNCSWKECTCSKCALISDKQKLMASYRMLRRTSSTGAASPEERSENQTVTRASRRHAFSPSMLSSECMPGLVNYERESIWMYPEYPPLYHYPAFPMAFPTMGFGNPPSPHSPFPMTSIQPYRPLEWRMEQDRAGAGDFRSQGYYPPFPSFMPSTFLPGMHYMPPHVPMSVSMRAEPSMRAELSMDVSAPSSAEE, via the exons ATGTCTTCTCCTACCCCGGGCCGCCCTGTCAGGACCCCAATGTGCTCCCGGTGCCGCAATCACGGGCTGCTGGTGTCGGTGCGGGGTCACGCTAAAAATTGCTCATGGAAGGAGTGCACCTGCTCTAAGTGCGCCCTCATCTCCGACAAACAGAAACTCATGGCCTCCTACAGGATGCTCCGCAGAACCTCCAGCACCGGCGCGGCCTCCCCCGAGGAGAGGAGCGAAAATCAAACCGTCACCCGGGCCAGCCGCCGACACG cattttcTCCCTCCATGCTTTCCTCTGAATGTATGCCAGGCCTGGTGAACTATGAGCGAGAATCCATATGGATGTACCCGGAGTACCCACCGCTGTACCATTACCCTGCCTTCCCCATGGCCTTTCCAACGATGGGATTTGGAAACCCACCTTCTCCTCATTCACCCTTTCCAATGACATCTATTCAGCCGTATCGCCCA cttgAATGGAGAATGGAGCAAGATAGAGCAGGAGCAGGAGATTTCCGCAGTCAGGGCTACTACCCTCCATTCCCTTCATTCATGCCCTCTACATTCCTGCCTGGAATGCATTACATGCCTCCACACGTGCCCATGAGCGTCAGCATGAGAGCAGAGCCCAGCATGAGAGCAGAGCTTAGCATGGACGTGTCTG CTCCTAGTTCTGCAGAAGAATAG